A window of Prevotella fusca JCM 17724 genomic DNA:
GTTGCGCATTTCTCCTTGCCTCATTCACCCAGTTCACCAGCGAGCCTTCACTTGGAGTGAGACCGAACACCTCACGCAAAAGACTTGCTATACGACCGTATGGAAGAAATTGCACGACACTCAGATAAACCACCAGAGCCTTTACGCTTGAATCATATACCACGTTGTTTGACCGCCGTCCGGATACGTTCACCACAGTTCTTGCATACCATCACATAGTGTCGGATTTCCTTGATTACGGGCTTCAACTATGGAATGGAAATAACCTGCGTCACATAATCAAGTACACGCTCTGCGTCTGACAAAGATTCTCCGCAACGAGTGCAATAGTCAGGTACCTCGTCGATTGTCTCGTCAGGTACGGAAGAGCAAGACAACTTATGCCCATCATGTCCCTTTTGTCCTCCCAGCTTCTTGCCACTTGGCTTACGGAGACTTCTTGTTCTTCTGACAATCTCATCCTTCATACGCTCCCTGCCTGGCGGAGTGCTGCTGTTATTAGAGTTCTTGTCAGGGTTTTCATACTTGGCCAAGCGTTCCCGTAAGTTTGTAAGTTCCGTATCTTTCTTGCGGATTTGGAGGTTCAGAGCATTTATGTTACGGTTCAATTTGACTTTCTCGGCATACTGCCGGTTGACAGTTTCACGCAACAACCGCATCTCTTCCGTCATCTCTTGTAATACTTCTGATATGTCCGTAACTTGCTCTTTCATAGGTATAAAGGTACAAAGAAATCTGAAATACGCAAGAAAAATGAGCATCTTTATAGCCTTTATACGAAGATTTTAGAGGAGAGAATACAGACTGGGCAATACCGCTGAATAGTTACTTTCACGAGTAACTATTCAGCGATAAGGTGTGTAAACTATTATTAATTATCAATAAGTTACATAAATAGACACATACAAATTCTAATAAAGAATGTCATTTCGAGCCTTTTTGCCACAATGTTACGTTTATAAGTTATTGATATTTATTGGTGTCCGATAAAACTTTTTGGGGGCTATCTGTGTTAGTTAAAATAGACTTAAACTTATTATTTCCCTTAATTCCGCAGCATAAAATCTTGCAAGAAATCCAAGTGCCTGAGAAACAAAGTCCTCAAAACACTCGGATATGTCAGAATTTTCACCTATCTTAGTGCAACAAACATAACAAGTAAGCAAAAATCTGACATGACAAAGGTAGCAATTAAAAACGAGAATATCACTTCCTTCGGAGGAATTTATCACATCATGGACGTTTTTTCAAAGTTGGGCTTTGAAAACTTACCGAATCCGTGTTGGGCAGACGCGGATGCAGCGGCAAGGCATTCAGCCATGGAAGCATTCCAGGCTCTCTCTTCTTCAGCTACCTTTGTGGTGGGGATTGCCTTGAGGACATCAATGCGCTTATTGGGCAGTTCAAGCAGAGACCTGGTACGCTGTTACCCGGTGCCGACACCGTGGGGCGCGGACTGAAGGAGCTTGCCGAAGAGAATATTGTCTATAAGAGCGAAACCTCCGGCAGGTCTTATAGTTTCAACACTGCAGAGAAGCTGAACACCTTACTTTTACGGATGATACGGAGAATGGGGCTTATAAAGGGTTCTTCCATTAAAAGCGTGGATGTTTTTCGTATAGCTTTAACGGAAGAAGCTGAAGTTATGCATTAAATAAAAACATAGCCAAGACCGCCTTGTCTACCTACTTTATTATCATCCTCCGATGCAGAAAACCTTTTCATGTAAATACTTTGAAAATGCAGACAAGGGATTGAAAAATCATGACATAATTTCGGATAAAATATCAACAGATAAAGATAAAAATACGTGTAAAAAGCAAGTTTGCAACCAGCAGTAAATCAATCAGTTATAAGGTAGTGCAAAAAAGGTGCTTAATTGGACTTCAAAAGGGCGTCAGTTAGACCTCAAAAGGGCGTCTTTTGCAAGTCAATTGGGCGTCTTTTAGAAGCCAAGAGACCATGTATTGGTCTTGAACTGCATGAAAATAGTTTACAAACATTGATTGATATGGGAATAAGTTGTTTGTAGAAGACGGAAAGACACGGTATCTGTTTGCCTTTTCTGCATTTTTATTTTGTGCTCTATCCCTTTTTGTGAGACCGTCTATTTTTGGATAGTCATACCAGACAGGTGTATAAGCCTTTGTTCTGTTTCCTATCTACGTATTTAACGGGAGAGCCTTATAAAGGCGGGCAGTCATGTTGACCTGGACTTTTACCACCAGTTTGTTCCTGCCCACAAGTTCGATGCAAAGTATTCCTACAGGCAGGACCATGGTTATTTCCCGGGCTGGGCTTCCATCGGGGGCATCATAGTCGGAGGTGAGAACCGTGACGGAAACACCAATGTGAATAACTGAAATATATGCCCTTTTCCCTCATGGCTGAGAACATGGCTTTCATGATGGTTACTGCCATACTGAAGAACTTCTATCTCGTCCGCCATATCAGCGAAAAGGTCAAGCCTTTGAAAAAGACAAGCAGGCTGAAAGCCTTTATCCTGCATTTTGTCAGCGTGCCGGCAAAATGGGTGCGAACAGGAAGGCGGAACGTTCTGAACCTGTATACAAACAAAACATACTATTCTGAAGTATTCCTTGAACAAGCAGCATTTTTTTTGTGGTTCTCATATCCCCCATTGGTTTGGGTGGGGGATTCCATGCTTCGGCAAGACCCAGGAAGCCCCGAAAAATCCTCATAACAACACATAGAGCCGAAAAAGACATCTCAACACATAAAATCGCCTCACAAGGAAAAACGCTGCGGAATTGAGGTCTTACATCAGAAATAAACCCAAATCCGTCATTAGAGTCTAAAAGATTTTTTCATTGTCGAACAGATTGACTGTTTTTGTAACACAGGCGTAGCGGGCTACGCCAAGTCATGAAGACAGACAAGGTGCCGAAAAGAAAATAATAGATGCTAGGAAACAATACAAAATTAAGAGTTTTGGAACATTGTGGTTTAATGATTTGGGTTAAAGTTTCTATCCTAAAGACAAAAAGACTCTCCCCGACAGATCATGCACTACACAAACTAGTATATCTTGCCTATTGCAATATTCGAAAGAAATGGACAAAGCCATTGCCAAACTATGAACTAACAGTTCAACAGTTAAGTATAAAATTTGGAAAACGTTTCAAGAACATGTAACTTTGCGATTCCGTAGGCTTCTCGTCAACGAAACGCAATTATAAATCACATCCTGACGACCGAGGTTAAACCCTAACGGAAAGCAATATGACACTGTTGAACGTTGACTAATCCTTAGACATTAAATATCATTTTTTATAACAGGTTTTATCACCTTTTTTCCCTTATATTTCTTTCCAAGTGCTAGTATAAACTCCTTCCAATCATCTCGGAGTTCTATTTTAACCATATCTTCACCCATATAGCGTTTCTTTAGCCTTTTCTCACATTCTTCCATATATGCAAAATCTGCTTTGATACATTCGGTAGGATTACTTTTGCCAAGAATAATGCAGTCTCTAAATAATACAATAACTTCTGAATTTAATTCTAATTCTTCAACAATTTCTTTAGGTTCCCAAAAGAAAAATTTCTTTCTTAAAGATTCATTTCTATCCTTAGTTTTTCTTACTCTTAAGCGATAATCCTCTATCTGTTGAATATACATATCAAATTCATAATGTGAGATTTCTCTATCTTCTATTAGATATGCGAGATTACAGCCTTTACGTACGTCTTCTATAGCAACTTCGTTAATTATATAACTATCTGTCAGATTCGAATATTTGTTATAAGGGATATCAAAGTGGGGTTTTTCAGGGATTGGCTTGGAAAAGAATAACTCTTCCGTTATTTTTTCTGTTGAATAATCTTGTAGAACGCCAGATGCAAGCCCTTTTAGTCCTTTCATTGTAATGGAATACTTAATTCCCATTATCACATCTTGCTTAGTCATATAAGAAGCTATAAAATAGTCATCAATTTGAACGTCCAAATCATAATAGTCACGAGATTCTGAAACCCTGAAGGCAATATACCTATCGTTTGTCAGCTCTCTTACAGTAAACTTATAAAGATTAATTTCAAATGCTTTACCTATTTGTTTTTCTGCAAAAGCTTTTTTCTTTTCTATCAAAGAGTCTGACAAACTACCATTTTCTAATTCTTCTTTTGTACAATACTGTACTTCAATAGTTGAGTAAAATGTATATAACTCTTCACTATCCTCTTTTTCTGCGAATATCATTTTTATTTTAGGTTCTGCTGGATTTAGTGTGAATTAACTTATGTCTAGCCCACCGTAGAAAAATAGAATAGCAATCCTGTACCTCTCGGCAGTTCCATATCCTCTGCCGATGGTCTTTATCTCTTGAATGGAGCCGTTGGTTCTTTCGGCTTTGCCGTTATTTGCACCTGTGACCATGGCTCTGACAATGCCTTTAAGGTGTCTCTTGAACATGAAGACCACCCCGTTGATTTCCTCTATGTTGTACTGCAATGCATCATCCATCCGGCGCAGCAACATTCCGTAAGCTTCCATGTCACCATGGTACTTGAGATGTAGGAGGTCACGAAAGAGTTCTTTGACTTTCCAAGCCTGCGAAACCTCATATTCCGCATCTTCAAGCTTGTTGAAACGAGCCTGGTCGTTGGTGGTATATTTGGACTGGTCCTTTAACCACAAATATTTGGTGTGTCTCAGTTCCGGGAAGTGCCTGACCTCACGTTTGCGAACTTTGTCAACGGCGTCGTTCAGATAGGTGACACAGTGGTACATGTCGTGGCAGTGGCTGGCGTTAGGGAAGTACTTCTTCGCTCCGTCAATGAAGGCGTCCCACATGTCCGTGCATACGGTCTTCACACCTGCCCTTTGCTCTTCAGTGAGAGCCTTGGAGCACAGATTCTCAACACTTTTCCTGGTGCGCCCGCCCTCTACTTCGATGACATTTCCTGTATCTCCGTCATAGAGCATACTCACATACTCATGCCCCCGTCGGATTGACTTCTCATCCATACAGACATGCTCATGGATGTGCCTGTCGTCACGCCGATTCAATCCCCGTTCAACAGCCCGTTGCATCACTCCATGCACTTGGTCAAAGGACAGGCGAAGAAGACGTGCAGTCTTTGTCTGATTCTTGGTGGACAGTAATGTTTCTACCGTTTTTTTTCCATCAACCAAGACAGCCGGGAGTTCGGCATTGCCCACGGAACGGGGACGCTCTTGATCCCATCTCCATCCCGGTATCGGGGGACTCGGGCTTCAAGAATCGTCTTGTACTGCCACATGTCCAAGTGCCTCCAACTCCGTTCGTGACGGAAGTCAAATATAGGGAATTCCTTCCCATTAACATGGATGGTGTCATGGCGATATTTGAGGGTGATGTGTATCTCATCAGCGGAGTCATCACATGTCACACGATCGATTTCCCTGTCATCATTGTTTTGGAGGAGCAGCTTGGCTAAGATGTCTTCTGGTCTCTTCATAATGACCACAAAGATACGAAATCCGCACTGTTTTATGCAAGAAACGGCATGTTAATTCACACTAAATCCAGCAGAACCATATTTATGATGTCGCATATAGCCCTTGTGTTCACAGAACTCAATTTCTTTAAGTATTACCATCATGATTTATTATTTAACATACAAACAAATATCTTTAAAAGATTTTATGCCTATTGTGTCTACTATGATAAAGAAAACTATTCATAGTAACATAAAACTAACCAATATAGAAAACAAAAATATTTTTCTAACAACTTGTTTAGATTTTGATTAAAATCTCTGTTTACTCATTCCATTTAAAGGTTTTTATAGACTGGAAGAGGTTATTAAAAGTGAGTGAATCTTTGTCATGATACGAAATCATCATTTTTACCATCTTATCATAATTCTGCATAATAAAGATATGAACTGATACTGGTCCATTACCAGTAAGTCCCTTTCGTCTATAAAATGTATCCAGATAGTATGTGCTAGTAAATCCATTATCCGTGCTGGGCATTTGATTTGTTTCAGAACAATCATAGAATGGTCCATTAAGGATTAAATCAGGATTCTTTATTTCTGCATCAACCATTTTATCAAGTAACTTATACACCTCACTGACTAAAATATATTCATTTCGTTTTGCAAATGTACCTTGTTTCTCTCTAAAGTAGTCTATCGCCACACGGGAATAAAAATATTTCTTACTATCAGTTGTATCATTAAATGAAAAAGTTGTACCTTCTGACTTGTCTATAAAATTGGTTCTGCTGGATTTAGTGTGAATTAACATGCCGTCTCTTGCATAAAACAGCGCGGAATTCGTATCTTTGTGGTCATTATGAAGAGACCAGAAGACATCTTGACCAAGCTGCTCCTCCAAAACAATGATGACTGGGAAATCGATCGTGTGACATGTGATGACTCCGCTGATGAGATACACATCACCCTCAAATATCGCCATGACACCATCCATGTTGATGGGAAGGAATTCCCTATATTTGACTTCCGCCACGAACGGAGTTGGAGGCACTTGGACATGTGGCAGTACAAGACGATTCTTGAAGCCCGAGTCCCCCGATACCGGGATGGAGATGGGATCAAGAGCGTCCCCGTTCCGTGGGCAATGCCGAACTCCCGGCTGTCTTGGTTGATGGAAAAAAACGGTAGAAACGTTACTGTCCACCAAGAATCAGACAAAGACTGCACGTCTTCTTCGCCTGTCCTTTGACCAAGTGCATGGAGTGATGCAGCGAGCTGTTGAACGGGGATTGAATCGGCGTGACGACAGGCACATCCATGAGCATGTCTGTATGGATGAGAAGTCAATCCGACGGGGGCATGAGTATGTGAGTATGCTCTATGACGGAGATACAGGAAATGTCATCGAAGTAGAGACCGGGCGCACCAGGAAAAGTGTTGAGAATCTGTGCTCCAAGGCTCTCACTGAAGAGCAGAGGGCAGGTGTGAAGACCGTATGCACGGACATGTGGGACGCCTTCATTGACGGAGCGAAGAAGTACTTCCCTAACGCCAGCCACTGCCACGACATGTACCACTGTGTCACCTATCTGAACGACGCCGTTGACAAAGTTCGCAAACGTGAGGTCAGGCACTTCCCGGAACTGAGACACACCAAATATTTGTGGTTAAAGGACCAGTCCAAATATACCACCAACGACCAGGCTCGTTTCAACAAGCTTGAAGATGCGGAATATGAGGTTTCGCAGGCTTGGAAAGTCAAAGAACTCTTTCGTGACCTCCTACATCTCAAGTACCATGGTGACATGGAAACTTACGGAATGTTGCTGCGCCGGATGGATGATGCATTGCGGTACAACATAGAGGAAATCAACGGGGTGGTCTTCATGTTCAAGAGACACCTTAAAGGCATTGTCAGAGCCATGGTCACAGGTGCAAATAACGGCAAAGCCGAAAGAACCAACGGCTCCATTCAAGAGATAAAGACCATCGGCAGAGGATATGGAACTGCCGAGAGATACAGGATTGCTATTCTATTTTTCTACGGTGGGCTAGACATAAGTTAATTCACACTAAATCCAGCAGAACCCCTTTTTTAATCGCTTTTTTAGCAATAAACCTTTAAAGTTATGTAAGTATTTTTCATGTACAACCGTATGGTATCTTTCCCTGAATTCAATATGAATTAATGAGGGATGCCGTTGAAAGAATCATCTTATTGCTTTCTCTTTATAGTTCTGCCTTCAGGCTTATGCGAAAGAAATAATGTATCAAAAAGACTTTATCGAGAAAAAAAAGTTATCTTTGCAGAAAATAAGCTACGTTCGGCAAATAGAAAACAAGTTTTCTTTGCTCTCACTTGCATTATTTTTGTAGAAAATAAGCTGCGTTCGGCAAATAGAAAACAAATTTTCTTTGCCAGTTCGTTCATAATCTCACATATAGATAATAAAATGATATGGCAATGATAGAAGTCAAAGTAAAAGATAGCGATATACGCAAAGCCGTTGAAGAAGGAATGGATAGCTTTGTCCAGGTCTTCATTGATGCTATTGATAAAGCAATAGATGGTAAACTGGCTTTGGAAACAATGCAGCAGCTCAGTGCTGACCAGATAACGTTACTGGCATGGAGCTATCTTCATCAGGAAGTGATGGATGGTGGGTATGTCCAACTGATATACAATGGTTATGGAGCATTTATCTTCAAGAATCCTTTTGCAGTTGCTATGCGTAACTG
This region includes:
- a CDS encoding ISL3 family transposase, producing MGNAELPAVLVDGKKTVETLLSTKNQTKTARLLRLSFDQVHGVMQRAVERGLNRRDDRHIHEHVCMDEKSIRRGHEYVSMLYDGDTGNVIEVEGGRTRKSVENLCSKALTEEQRAGVKTVCTDMWDAFIDGAKKYFPNASHCHDMYHCVTYLNDAVDKVRKREVRHFPELRHTKYLWLKDQSKYTTNDQARFNKLEDAEYEVSQAWKVKELFRDLLHLKYHGDMEAYGMLLRRMDDALQYNIEEINGVVFMFKRHLKGIVRAMVTGANNGKAERTNGSIQEIKTIGRGYGTAERYRIAILFFYGGLDIS
- a CDS encoding transposase family protein yields the protein MKRPEDILAKLLLQNNDDREIDRVTCDDSADEIHITLKYRHDTIHVNGKEFPIFDFRHERSWRHLDMWQYKTILEARVPRYRDGDGIKSVPVPWAMPNSRLSWLMEKKR
- a CDS encoding transposase family protein, translated to MKRPEDILTKLLLQNNDDWEIDRVTCDDSADEIHITLKYRHDTIHVDGKEFPIFDFRHERSWRHLDMWQYKTILEARVPRYRDGDGIKSVPVPWAMPNSRLSWLMEKNGRNVTVHQESDKDCTSSSPVL
- a CDS encoding ISL3 family transposase produces the protein MSFDQVHGVMQRAVERGLNRRDDRHIHEHVCMDEKSIRRGHEYVSMLYDGDTGNVIEVETGRTRKSVENLCSKALTEEQRAGVKTVCTDMWDAFIDGAKKYFPNASHCHDMYHCVTYLNDAVDKVRKREVRHFPELRHTKYLWLKDQSKYTTNDQARFNKLEDAEYEVSQAWKVKELFRDLLHLKYHGDMETYGMLLRRMDDALRYNIEEINGVVFMFKRHLKGIVRAMVTGANNGKAERTNGSIQEIKTIGRGYGTAERYRIAILFFYGGLDIS
- a CDS encoding DMP19 family protein; protein product: MIEVKVKDSDIRKAVEEGMDSFVQVFIDAIDKAIDGKLALETMQQLSADQITLLAWSYLHQEVMDGGYVQLIYNGYGAFIFKNPFAVAMRNWGVRELYTHIRHGKKYYEKYHEAIEAVESDEDFMALYEQMPEFDEFDDEFVVNEERWTEMIAAYIDDHIEYFATIEE